The following coding sequences lie in one Pontibacter sp. G13 genomic window:
- the egtB gene encoding ergothioneine biosynthesis protein EgtB, whose product MFTSTEDSLTALGRKFQRVRNRTERLCEPLAAEDCVVQPVVDVSPPKWHMAHTTWFFEQFLLNDYLPGYEVYHPRFAFLFNSYYEGAGERVLRPNRGNMTRPTRDEVIAYRQYVNEAMQAYLSNGQAKTEREQYILELGLQHEQQHQELLVYDIKYILGHNPLFPAYLTEKSHHPELTGSLDESYLKVDAGLYEIGYEGPAFHWDNERARHKVYLADYKIMNRLVTVGEFLEFVDAGGYEQYQWWLEEGWRWVNALERKCPKYWFKIDGQWMVYTLHGLEPLSPDEPMCHVSYFEAQAFALWKGKRLPTEAEWEVAAGLFSPEIPESANFAEQESFRTQSRQGADCQFFGDVWEWTQSAYLPYPGYRAESSTLGEYNGKFMVSQMVLRGGSYATPRDHIRPSYRNFFHPHLNWLFNGFRLAE is encoded by the coding sequence ATGTTTACCTCCACAGAAGACTCGCTGACCGCCTTAGGGCGCAAATTCCAGCGTGTGAGAAATCGTACCGAACGCCTCTGCGAGCCGTTGGCGGCTGAAGATTGCGTGGTGCAACCCGTGGTGGACGTGAGCCCTCCCAAATGGCACATGGCCCATACCACGTGGTTTTTCGAGCAGTTTTTGTTGAACGATTACCTACCGGGGTACGAGGTATATCACCCCCGTTTCGCTTTCCTTTTCAATAGCTATTACGAAGGAGCCGGAGAACGAGTCTTGCGCCCCAACCGAGGCAATATGACCCGTCCCACCCGAGACGAAGTGATCGCTTATCGGCAGTATGTCAATGAGGCCATGCAAGCCTATCTCTCCAACGGACAAGCGAAAACCGAGCGAGAACAGTACATCCTAGAATTGGGTCTCCAGCACGAGCAGCAGCATCAGGAGCTATTGGTCTATGACATCAAGTACATCTTGGGACACAATCCGCTTTTTCCTGCCTATCTCACCGAAAAATCCCACCATCCTGAGTTGACGGGTTCACTTGACGAATCCTATCTCAAGGTCGATGCAGGTCTCTACGAGATCGGATACGAAGGTCCGGCATTCCATTGGGACAATGAACGCGCCCGCCACAAGGTCTATCTGGCTGATTACAAGATCATGAATCGTCTCGTGACTGTAGGCGAGTTCCTGGAATTTGTGGACGCTGGAGGCTATGAGCAGTACCAATGGTGGTTGGAAGAAGGCTGGAGATGGGTGAATGCGCTTGAGCGCAAATGTCCCAAATATTGGTTCAAGATCGACGGCCAATGGATGGTTTACACCCTTCATGGATTGGAACCCCTTTCGCCGGATGAGCCGATGTGCCACGTCAGCTATTTCGAAGCTCAGGCTTTTGCTTTGTGGAAAGGGAAACGCCTTCCTACGGAGGCAGAATGGGAGGTCGCAGCAGGACTGTTCAGTCCGGAGATCCCTGAGTCAGCGAACTTTGCGGAACAGGAATCCTTCAGAACGCAGTCTCGACAAGGAGCAGATTGCCAGTTTTTTGGCGATGTGTGGGAATGGACCCAAAGTGCCTATCTCCCCTACCCCGGTTATCGGGCAGAATCCAGCACGCTAGGGGAATACAACGGAAAATTCATGGTCAGCCAGATGGTGCTTCGCGGAGGTTCGTACGCAACCCCACGCGATCATATCCGTCCTAGCTACCGCAACTTCTTTCATCCACACCTGAACTGGTTGTTCAATGGGTTTCGACTCGCGGAGTAG
- the egtD gene encoding L-histidine N(alpha)-methyltransferase, with product MALSSKTRVHTAFAKEIAAGLASTPKTLSSKWFYDDRGSELFQQIMHVQDYYLTRTEYEIFETQHKSITQAFGHDPDTPIELIEFGAGDGLKTKLLLQSLRTSDRPFTYHPIDISGGAIRELMKSLKADFPNLNVVPHEADYFTALHELNERHAGQKVILFLGSNIGNFPDQDAQRFLKHLAAEMRKGDQALIGFDLKKDPDVIMRAYNDSEGVTRAFNLNLLERINRELGGNFDLESFRHNPTYDPETGETKSFLLSTRKQKVHLSELGQTFQFEAWETIWTELSQKYDQGMIKRLAGKSGFNVSKNFSDSRNYFVDSLWEKQ from the coding sequence ATGGCGTTATCATCCAAAACTCGCGTACATACCGCCTTCGCCAAAGAGATCGCTGCCGGATTGGCTAGCACGCCCAAAACGCTGTCTTCCAAATGGTTCTATGATGACCGCGGCAGCGAATTGTTCCAGCAGATCATGCATGTGCAAGATTATTATCTCACGCGGACGGAATACGAGATTTTCGAGACCCAACATAAATCCATTACCCAAGCTTTTGGACATGACCCGGATACTCCGATTGAATTGATCGAATTTGGTGCAGGGGATGGTCTGAAAACCAAGCTCTTACTACAAAGTCTCAGGACCTCCGATCGGCCATTTACCTACCATCCAATAGACATTTCGGGAGGAGCCATTCGGGAATTGATGAAATCGCTCAAGGCAGATTTCCCCAATCTCAACGTAGTGCCTCACGAAGCAGATTACTTCACCGCCTTACATGAGCTCAATGAGCGGCATGCAGGGCAGAAAGTCATCCTGTTTTTGGGGTCCAATATTGGAAACTTTCCTGACCAAGATGCCCAGAGATTTCTGAAGCACTTGGCCGCAGAGATGCGAAAAGGCGATCAGGCATTGATCGGATTCGACTTGAAGAAAGACCCGGATGTGATCATGCGTGCCTACAATGACTCGGAGGGCGTCACCCGTGCATTCAACCTGAATCTGCTGGAGCGGATCAATCGGGAATTGGGCGGAAACTTCGATCTGGAGTCTTTTCGGCACAATCCCACCTACGATCCTGAAACCGGAGAGACCAAAAGCTTCTTGTTGTCTACCCGCAAGCAGAAAGTGCATCTGTCTGAATTGGGGCAAACCTTCCAATTCGAAGCATGGGAAACCATCTGGACAGAACTTTCCCAGAAGTACGATCAGGGCATGATCAAGCGGCTTGCTGGGAAATCCGGATTTAACGTTTCAAAAAACTTTTCTGATTCACGGAATTATTTCGTAGATTCTCTCTGGGAAAAACAATAA